In one Betta splendens chromosome 14, fBetSpl5.4, whole genome shotgun sequence genomic region, the following are encoded:
- the fam114a2 gene encoding protein FAM114A2 yields the protein MSDSESTAADGSEAATPSPAAPDVAPDVAPTRKARRRPDAAAPAEAEGAPTAEPPAQTSSESTVSQGGWGYWGSWGKSILSTATATVATVGQGLTQVIEKAETSLGIPSPTELSAQVEEEEQQGDDSSKTDTLAADGSSTVGSAMGMLSSLSSVVQSTGKTVLSGGLDALEFIGKKTMDVIAEGDPGFKKTKGLMNRNATLSQVLREAKEREELQSAEKESSDCEKRVVAHYGMLFDEFQGLSHLEALEILSRESESKVKSVLMTLSGNELVELRDELDQIKDSFSLVEFDDEDVDESKDEDGTEFEKEVTEALEQLSVSFTADKLSTACKTACSQINDMSQTDKKEDEGEEEARKPVSVEEVHAAAIRSLAELTARSIELFHKLSELILFSSSSADPSVLSQLVVVLCKEVSLLSKKFTTCLAAAGLNEKGDILNPLITGVFLEASNSASYIQDAFQLLMPILEISHIQKRAESTQHKLILFDSMGEGKFNC from the exons ATGTCAGACAGTGAATCTACAGCAGCGGACGGTTCCGAGGCCGCGACTCCTTCACCAGCCGCACCTGACGTCGCCCCCGACGTGGCTCCGACCCGGAAAGCCAGGAGGAGACCCGACGCCGCAGCGCCGGCCGAGGCGGAGGGGGCGCCGACGGCGGAGCCGCCGGCACAG ACATCCAGTGAGTCCACTGTGTCTCAAGGTGGTTGGGGATACTGGGGCAGCTGGGGGAAATCCATCTTATCCACAGCAACAGCTACTGTGGCCACTGTGG GACAAGGCCTCACCCAGGTAATAGAGAAGGCTGAGACCTCGCTGGGAATCCCCAGTCCGACAGAACTGTCAGcgcaggtggaggaagaagaacagcAGG GTGATGACAGCAGTAAGACAGACACACTCGCAGCAGACGGCTCATCTACAGTGGGAAGTGCAATGGGAATGCTGTCATCGCTGTCCAGTGTCGTCCAGAGCACA GGTAAGACGGTGTTGAGCGGCGGCCTGGACGCTCTGGAGTTCATTGGAAAGAAGACGATGGATGTGATAGCAGAAGGTGACCCCGGCTTTAAGAAGACAAAAGGATTGATGAACAGGAACGCTACTCTCTCTCAG GTGCTGCGGGAGGCGAAGGagcgagaggagctgcagtcagCGGAGAAAGAGTCATCAGATTGTGAGAAGAGGGTGGTTGCTCACTATGGGATGCTGTTCGACGAGTTTCAGGGTCTGTCACATCTAGAGGCTCTGGAGATTCTGTCTCGGGAGAGTGAGTCCAAG gtGAAATCAGTGCTCATGACGCTCTCGGGCAATGAGCTGGTTGAGCTCAGAGACGAGCTTGATCAAATTAAGGATTCATTCTCACTGGTGGAGTTTGACGATGAGGATGTTGATGAAAGTAAAG ATGAAGATGGCACCGAGTTTGAGAAAGAGGTAACAGAGGCtttggagcagctcagtgtctcaTTCACGGCAGACAAACTCAGCACG GCCTGTAAGACTGCCTGCAGCCAGATCAATGACATGAGCCAGACGGACAAGAAGGAGGacgagggtgaagaggaagccAGGAAACCCGTGTCTGTGGAG GAGGTTCATGCTGCAGCCATCAGGAGCCTGGCTGAACTGACTGCTCGGTCCATTGAGCTTTTCCACAAATTGTCTGAGCTGATTcttttctccagcagcagtgcAGACCCCAGCGTCCTGTCACA GTTGGTGGTTGTTTTGTGTAAAGAAGTCTCACTGCTCTCCAAGAAGTTCACCACCTGCTTAGCAGCCGCAGGC TTAAATGAGAAGGGAGACATCCTCAACCCGCTCATAACAGGAGTCTTTTTAGAG GCATCCAACAGCGCTTCCTACATCCAGGACGCCTTCCAGCTGCTGATGCCCATCCTGGAGATATCACACATCCAGAAGAGAGCAGAATCCACACAGCA taaattgaTATTATTTGATTCCATGGGGGAGGGAAAATTCAATTGTTAA
- the cnot8 gene encoding CCR4-NOT transcription complex subunit 8: MPAALTDSSQIICEVWASNVEEEMRKIRHIIQSYSYIAMDTEFPGVVVRPIGEFRSTVDYQYQLLRCNVDLLKIIQLGLTFMNEDGNYPPVTTTWQFNFKFNLTEDMYSQDSIDLLQNSGLQFKKHEEEGIDTLYFAELLMTSGLVLCENVKWLSFHSGYDFGYLVKLLTDARLPEEEHEFFQILNLFFPAIYDVKYLMKSCKNLKGGLQEVADQLELKRIGRQHQAGSDSLLTGMAFFRMKELFFEDNIDDAKYCGRLYGLGSGSSQPQNGISNSGQEETNNKH, encoded by the exons ATGCCAGCTGCATTAACGGATTCCAGTCAGATAATCTGTGAAGTCTGGGCGAGTAATGTGGAGGAAGAAATGAGGAAGATCCGACACATTATTCAAAGCTACAGTTACATAGCTATG GACACAGAATTCCCAGGAGTGGTTGTCCGGCCAATTGGAGAGTTTCGCAGCACAGTGGACTATCAGTACCAGCTGCTGAGGTGCAATGTTGACCTGCTAAAGATCATCCAGCTTGGACTCACATTCATGAATGAAGATGGAAACTATCCTCCTGTCACGACGACATGGCAGTTCAATTTCAAATTCAATCTAAC AGAAGACATGTACTCACAGGACTCAATAGACCTGCTTCAGAACTCCGGTCTGCAGTTTAAAAAACATGAAGAGGAGGGAATCGACACGCTGTACTTTGCTGAGCTTCTCATGACTTCCGGTCTGGTCCTATGTGAAAATGTCAAGTGGCTCTCCTTCCACAG TGGCTATGACTTTGGCTACTTGGTGAAGCTCCTGACCGATGCACGACTGCCGGAGGAAGAGCATGAATTCTTCCAAATCCTCAACTTATTCTTTCCGGCAATCTATGACGTGAAGTATTTGATGAAGAGCTGCAAGAACCTGAAG GGAGGACTGCAGGAAGTGGCAgaccagctggagctgaagcggATCGGACGGCAGCATCAGGCTGGATCAGATTCGCTGCTCACTGGTATGGCCTTCTTCAGGATGAAAGAG cTTTTCTTCGAGGACAACATCGATGACGCTAAGTACTGTGGGAGATTGTACGGCCTGGGCTCGGGCTCCAGCCAACCGCAGAACGGCATCTCCAACTCGGGCCAGGAGGAgaccaacaacaaacactga